The genomic DNA GataggtacatacaatatGAGAGAGTGTTTACCCGTGTAAACATCCTATTATCTTTGTGCCGGTGGGCTTGAATCTTATCCTTTGAAGCAACGGATAGTCACCAGCCTCATGGGCTCGTCACTACTCCACCACTTCCGATGGGACTGGATAGTTGTGAATAGTCACTGCTTGGCAGAAGGTTCCATTGCATCTGACCATGCAAACGCGAAATGAAGCAAGCcgatcagaagaagagaagtgtGTATAAATATGACCTCGCAGCGCTTCCCTGTCACTCAACAGCaaccattcattccttcttcggGCTGtcctgctcttctttccttcttctcttgacAGTTATCTAACAGTCACTCTTTCTGATTGTACCTTCTTCATTCCTTCCACCATGAAAGCCACCATCTTAGCGACTATCGCTTTGGCGGCATGCAGTGCCGCCAGCCCCTTGGGCAGCGCTCCCCACGCCCGAGGCCTCCTTGGAGATTCATCCAAGCCCTGCGACTGTGAATCGGATCATGATGGCAGCTCGCCTGAGGTACCATCTGGGCCTGGTTCGGAGGGCCCTGCTCCCGTTCCGATGCCGGTTCcagttcctgttcctggtggAGAGCCAAACGGTCCTGGCGGAGTCCCAACCGTTCCTGGCCTTCCTGGTATTCCTGGTGTTCCTGGTGTTCCTGGTGTTCCTGGTGTTCCTGGACACCCCAACCACCCTGAAGACCCAGAGGATCCCGAAGATCCTGAAGATCCTGAAGACCCGGAGGATCCtgaagacccagaagacccagaagacccTGAGGGACCTTCCAAGGGTGGCTGTGACGACGACGGCTGCCACGGAACTGGACACCTCATACAGGATCTGGGCCCGCAAGCCAACGACATCCTGACCATTGTTGGTGAACACACCGAGGAGCTCTTGCTCAAGCTCAGCCCCGGTGTTGCTGGGCTTCTGACCGGACTCGGCCTCCCTGGCTTGGGCCAACCCGTCGGTCACATCATCAAGAGCGCTGCCACCATTGGCGAACTCATCGCGGACTTGGGTGACTCCGTCGAATGCCTCTTGACCGTCATTGGACAGGACGGTGGATTCCTGTTGATTGAACTTGAGCCGTCCATTGCTGGACTCCTCACTGGACTCGGACTGCCTAGTATCGCTCAACCCGTCGGCAGCATTGTCGGCACTGTCGGCAAGCACCTCAAGCGTGACGATGGACTCCTCGAAGACCTTGCTCCAGTTGTGAACTGCGCTCTTAAAGTCGTTGGAGAGGACTCCAAGATTCTCCTCATTGCATTGAGCAAGTCCGTTGCTGAGCTGCTCATTGGTTTGGGTCTCGGCCAGCTTGCCGAGCCTGTCGGCACTGTCATCCAGTCCGCTGCGACCGTTGGCGATCTCGTCTATGACTTGGGTGACCCCGTGGAGTGCATCCTGACCATCATCGGTGAAGACGGAGGTGCTCTCCTGGTTCAGCTTTCTCCTTCTATTGCAGGCCTCCTTGTCGGACTCGGATTGCCCGGTGTTGGTATTCCCGTTGGCCAGGTGGTGAAGACTCTTGGCGAGGCTTTGTAGTATGTATTTCGGCTGCTTCCACTCGCTCTGATGTGTGTACTAACTTGCATCGACCAGAATACTGTCGTCGGACGTCCGAAACACTTCCGCCACGAAAGCAAGGGGCTTGACCGAAAGGGGAGATGATCAGCGGTCTGCTGTGTGTATATCACTATAAGTATGTATAAATCAGTGTACAATATTAGATAATACTTTTAATACCATCGGAATAATCACTTAAACCCGACATGCCTCTGCCAAGTGTCGGCACtccgaagacgatggaagTAAATTGATTCGCCCCACGGGGGAAAAATGCCGACGTGGAGAGACGACGAGAGTTTTGTTTCCCCAGATCAaccatggccaaggaaataCATTTTTCTCATTCGAAGTCGCCTCTCGTTCTTCTCGATCGTCTCCATTGTGGGATTGTGGGGAACCGTGGGAGTTCCGGGATAAATCTTTTCCCGCCTTATGGCCGAGGACCGTGCCCAGCATTTAAATAAATCTACATCTTAACGACATCTCGTTCAGACCAGAGACGAACAAGTCAATCAATTCACACAACTAATTTCGCAATGGCTAAGTCACCGCAGGATCTTCAAATTGCCATTCTGGGCGCTGGTGTGTTAACATCTTTTTCCCCGGAGCAAGAGTAATAGACCACTGACATTGAGGATGTTTTAGGTATGGGAGGGCTTACATGTGCCCTGGCCCTCGCCCAAGAAGGCTTCAAGAACATTGATGTCTATGAGTCGGCTTCTGACTTGGGCTTCGTTGGAGCGGGTATCCAACTGGCGCCGAATATGGCTCGAGTACTGGACCGTCTGGGAGTATGGAAGGGAATTGAAGCGGAGGCCGTGAACATCGAAGAGACTAGCGTAAGAGGTATTGTTGAACTCCCCTCGGTCTTAATAGTGATCGCATGATATACTGACATTTGGTTCCAGTGGGTGCAACCGACGCTGAACTGGCACATGTTGAGCTGCAGTATATCAAAGACACATATGGATACCCGCACATGGTTGGCCACCGTTCATCACTGTCCAACGGACTCTACCAAGGCTGTCTCCGCTACCCGAACATCAAGTTCCATTTCGCCACGTCCGCCGGAAACGTCGACTCGTTCGGCCCTCGGCCCTCCTTCACAGCTACTCCCCGCGACTCCAGCCAAGCGCCGTACCGCGTCGAGGCGGACGTGCTACTAGGCGCCGACGGCATCAAGAGTAACACGCGCGTCGCCATGATGGACAAGCTCGGCATCCAGACCGGAGTAAAGGATACGAACCAAGCCGCCTACCGAATCATGATCCACAAGGACCAAATCAAGGACGACCCCGAGCTCCTGGAGCTGATCAACGGGACCAAGGTCACGCGCTGGATCGGCGAGAAGCGTCACATCATCGCATACCCCGTGTCCAACAACACGATCTACAACCTGTCCACCGTCCAGCCCGACACAAACTTCGCGGCCGCCACCAACGCCACGTACACGACGCGCGGATCGAAGAAGACCATGCTGGAGGTGTTCGGCGATTTCTGCCCCATGGTGCAGCGCATGCTGAGCTACGTGCCCGAAGGCGAGGTCTGCGAATGGAAGCTGCGCGTTCACGAGCCCCTGGATACATGGACGCACGAGTCCACCGCTCTGGTCGGCGATGCTTGCCACCCGACGTTGCCTCATCTCGCGCAAGGAGCTGCGCAGGCGATTGAAGACGGTGCGGTGATCGCTATCGCTTTGTCCCTGCTACCGGATACGACCCCCGCCTCAATTGCCAAGGCGCTGAAGGTGTACGAGAAGGTCCGTAAGGACAGGGCGTATGCGCTTGTCGAGCTGGCGGCTGCATCTGGTCGCGCTCTTCATCTGGGTGATGGCGCTGCTAAGGAGGAACGTGACAAGCAGTTTgctgcgttgaagaagggtAACGGCCCCGTGCCGGATAAGTGGGCCGATGCGGATGTGCAGAAGATCATCTATGGCTTTGATTGCCAGCAGGAGACGCGGGACAAGTTCAATGAGTATTTCGCGTAAGCttggctctttttcttggttaTGTGATTGATGTATTATGTATTTAGAGGCTGATCTGATAGAAGGTCTTCACGGGACGCTAAATTAGCATGAGTATAGATATAGCATAGCGAGATGAATGTATTGTTATGAAATAAACTGCTCTTAAAATAATGTGTAGATTTAGCTGGATAGGTGATTTTGTTATCGCAACTCGGATGACcaacaaatatatattcattcgAGTCATGCAAGATATGTAGCAAACGCATTGAGAGACGTACATTATGGACCGCACTATAAGCACACCTAGATTTTAGTATAAGTAATACCTAGAAGTGTCTAATTAAAAAGGCCGTTGCTACACGCATTGTCACGGACAGCGTTCAAGGTATACGTTGAATTAGGGCTAACGGACGACATATGATCAAGACGTAGCTTATGTGGGTCACAAACGGCCTCGGCTCAATTCGTTTTAATTActtaataaaataatttcAAGTATGACAGCCCTACCTAGTAGGTCATatgccaaaaaaaaaaaaaaaaacaaggaaaagaagaagaaaaaattggGCGATGGCCGATGGCCGAGGCTGAATCAGCAAAGAATCCCCACCACGTCGGCAAACGTCGGCCATCAGTGCCATTGGACTACAGCATATccttttcgatggccacgttCAATTAAAATTTACGATGGACAAGTCTCATAGGCGCAAAAATCATGTCTGCCCGTCCCTATCGCTCTAAAAGGCACCGCCCTTGCGATCAATGCCGTGAAAGGAAGCTCGGGTGCCAGACGGACGGCGGACTACCGTGTGTACGCTGTCGTTCGGCCGATCTGCCCTGTACTTTCGAGCATCCACCCCCCAAGAGGCCTCGACGTGAGTCGTCGGGTCATATGGGTGATCATTCCGGTTCTGTAGCATCATCTATTGATCCGGAATCATCCTTTTTGCCCCCGTCATGGGAGGAGCCGTCCAACCATCCTGCGTCTCATCTTCCCTCCCGCGGTGCTTCTGTCAACCCTGCGGTCCACCAACCAGCCTTTGCTCCGCTGGAGGATGTGCCTACGAATGGGGCCGTCTCCCCTGCTGTATCGGGCTACCTGGTTACAGTTGGCCGATCTCCCACGCAGTTTGTGCAAAGCCTTGACCAGCTCGAAGGCTTTTCGGCCCATTTGTTTGGGGCGTCTGCCGAGTCCGACCCTTGGCTCCTTCGGCATTGCTCCTTTGATGATGCCGGTGTGAAGTGCTTCTACAAGGTCCACTTTCGTAATGCAGGCGGTGTTCCGACGGCAGACAAAATCCCGGTTCATTTCATGCTTGCTGCAGATGATTTGGCTACGTCGGCCAAGCAGGAGACCTCCTGTCGATTCAGCGGTGACGCTACCCGGGAAGAGCTCAATCGCTTGGTTCCACACGATTATGGCCAAAGACTGGTGTCTCTGTAGGTTCCGCGCGCCCTGAGCATGACGGTCATGTGCTAACTTGGACAGGTTCATCAAATATGTCTGGCCGGCATTGCCGCTTATATCACGCTCTCAGATGGGGCTGACTCCTTCGTGTTCAATACCCGAGCCATGGGCCTTAGAGCGCACGCCGGTGCATTTGCTTGCAGCGGTCTATGCATCTGCTCTGCCTTTTGCCGCCCATGACGATTATCTGTGCGTGCTGCAAACATATAACGCCCCCCCGGCGGACAGGCTCTGGCGGATGGCCTATGAGCTAATTTCCGAGGAGATCCACACACCACACCTGGCTGTTCTGCAGACGGCCTTGTTGTACCTGCATCGGCCACTGGACGAGGCCCGGGCCAGCATCGCTGACACCCCATTTGTCTGGTCATTTGTCGGCACCATTGTGGGCCTAGCCGAATCACTGGGGCTGCACATTGAATGTCGTATGTGGGGGATACCCGCCTGGGAGAAGCGTCTGCGTCGCCGGCTGTGGTGGGCCATCTATGCCGAAGACAAATGGCGCAGCTTGCTGATGGGTCGTCCGCCGTATATTCATCGGAGTGAATGGGACGTCAGTGAGCTGGATGGAGCAGACTTCCTCTACCACACCAGGggtgcttcttcatcgtcatccgGGGTCCACCAACCACAAGATCCGGTGCCTTTTCGCTACCTGGTGGACCTGTCTGGCATTGCAGAACAGATCTATGAATCATTTTAGTAAGTATACGAGGACAGCGCCTATTTTAGCGCATACTAACAGATAACCAGCACCCTCCGCAAATCACAATACCTCTCAGAAAGGTTCCGTGTCTCACACGACACCGGCCGGCCACTGCTGGAGAAGCTAAATGACTGGTACTCCTCACTACCGGAAAGCTTCCGACTTCCCAACTGGAGTAAATCAGTCAGCGGACTCGCGCCATATCCCACATCGATCCACTTCGCCTACCTGATCCTGGTCCTGTTCGTCTACCGGGCGCTCCTTCGGCCAATGGCTCGGTCATCCAGTCCGCCGTTAATTTTCGATCTGGACGAGATCCCCACGAACCCCTCAGCACTGGATACAGCCATAGACGATTCCCCTGTTCTAGACTTCCTGAACATGCCCGAGATCGAGTCCTTCCCTGCAGTGGAGCTGTCCGACCACAGCACGGGCGAGACGACCCTCAACTCGGCGGAGCGCTGCGCTTCGATAGTAATCAGCTTCACTCGGCGGTTGACGTCGAGTGACTTTACAGGATTCTGGTATTCATGTAAGTCACGTCACACCTGTACCCAATCATCCCTACAGATGGATACTAATCAACGGTCTGTCCAGGGTCTCGCATCGGCTTCGCAACCGTCTCCAActttgcccttcttctcttaGTCCAAGCGCCCAATGCCGAGCGAGCAGCAAAGGGTAAACAGCTTGTTGACTCCTGGCTGCGTGTGCTCCGCTGCCAAAGCCAAAGCTTCCCCATGATGAAGCTTGGCTTGACGCGACTGGACGCCATGCACTGGGTGGGACTTGGGCAGACATTCGTTCTACCTCAGCATGTGCAAGAGGTAATTCAATCATCGGGGAACTGATTATCTTCGGCCAATTGTTCCTGCCTCAGGTGTACCATGAGTATGAGGTCGGCAACCGTGTCGGCCATCGGCATCGATGTTGGGACCAGTTCTATAAGTATAAGAATGGGCTCCTGGACGAGGGGTTTTGTAGATAGCAGATAATAACCGTAGTCACAAGCACACAATCAAACTGTACATATAATCCACCTGGACAGAGTCGTGATTAAAATGCCTGATTTCTTAATCGACCTTCTCAAGCGCAACAAGGCTCCAGAACCCAAGCAGCCACTGGATGCTCTGCAGGACTCAGCCTCGGAAATGACGTTAATCGAGTAAGTTAACCATActggtttctttcttgtttatctTTCAAATACAATGCTGACAGGATGACAGGAAAGCAAAAGCGAGACCGTGTCACGTccaaaagaacaaaaacagaacaaCAAACACCCATTTCAATCGTAAGTCATGTCTacgtatatatattgctagCTCTGGCTAACGAGTATTACTAGCGGCTGATCTTTGTTTCGGCTCATGCTGCCGGAACTGATGGAATGGTGAGGTTTTTCACCTTGCGTGGAAGGGGGCCTCGTGGAACTATCGCCGTCGACATACTCAACCCAACCAGTTCCTACCTAAGCTAAGATCGAGATCGAGATCTTTTCCGTCATTTGccaaaaagacaaataaCAGATCATGGTATACGCCGCCAACATATAAAACCGTTTATAGGTTTTGCGATCGAAGGCAACGCCACCGTGCCAGACACACCGGAATCCAACTATGCATGCGAAGATATTATGCAGGAAGCCTGTTATGACGAGTCCCGCTACCGTCCATCGTTGACTCGGGAGGGAAGAGCCCTGGATATAAGAAGCCGTGGCAATGAGGAGCACGGCGCCCGACCCGATGACTAGCATTGCGGTGCCTGCCCGGAGGAGCCGTTCCCCCTTGGGTCCAACCACGACTGGAAGCGTCCGTCTCTTCATCCGTTTGTCACCCTCGGCATCATGGAACTCCTGCATGTGTACCGTGGTCACCACCCACAAGGAGAAGAGTAGGAGGATATGCTTCGGCATGACCGGGAACGACGGGATCTCGCTGTGAACGATGGTGTCCACGAGTCGGAACATGTTGTAGGCGCCGATGGACGCAAAAGCGTTCCGGAAGATCCAGTGATTGATCTTCGGCCAGACATAGCAGAAATACACCCAGGCTTGGTATGCTCCGAAGAGGCCGGCTGCTTCCGGGCCCGCGAGGTGGCTGGCGATGACGGGGCAAATGGCCCAGCTGAGGAGCCAGCGTCTATAGGCGCCGGGAATGCAGAGGAAGCCTGCTGGGATCGGTCGGTGCGGCTTGTTGGCGATGTCTTCATCGACGGAGAGGACTTGATTCACGATTTCGAATACGTATAGGTGGCAGATGAAGCAGATAAAGGTCTTGAGGAGTACTAGGGCGAGTTGGGTCCAGGGGGTCGTGAGGATGAGGTCCGGTGCAGGCAGGAAACGGGCGATGAGGCCGATGATGGGGAGGACTAGGCCTTCACGGATGTTGGCACGGAGTAGTCGCTCTGTGATGAGAAATTCATGATGCAGAACTTGGCGAATGGACTCATGGACACCCTTTGGGATTACATGGTCGCTTTTGAGGGGTTGGATTGTCGATCTGGAGAGGGTCATGCATTGGGTAGTAGTGGTAGGCATTTTGATATTCAGAATATTTGTTAGGATacaatcgatcaatcaattgaACAACCGATGCTCCTCTCCCACAATATTCCAACACTTCATGGGACACACTGCACCACACCTGATATAAACCACGACCCGACATCACGGAGAACCCCCGGGAGCCAAACCTTAGGGTACATCAGTAGCGTTTCCAGGACTGGCCGACAACTGACCACGTCAAACGGTTAAGCAGGCTACTTTAGCGAACCCCACCTGTCAAATGCTCAAATGGTAGACCCATTCCGGGGCCGTTTGACGAAAAGAGGCCCTCGTCGATTATCGTGATGAAGCTCGCTAGGACGGATCAACCCTTACCGGGATTTGGACCGCTGGCGTCCCAGCGGTGCCTTCTAGCGTCTGCAAGTCGTCCATTCAGGTACATTCAGTGGCTCCCTTGTGCCTTCAGTACCAGGCTAGCGCTCAGGCCTGGTAAAGGCGGGCCCATCGTCGTCCTCGGTTCTGGGCTGGCTACAGCAACGGTCCGTTTGCTAGTTCGAGGTGTCAATCCCGTCCTCTGGGACTCGAAGTGGATCTCCGCTGCATCCGTACTAAAATGGCGTGAAAATGGGTTTAATCCAGGGTTGACTCCCTGTTATTCCCTGCGTacctttctttgtctctatTTTGCATGATGTGGTATTAATGCCTCGTACTTTTTCCACTTGCAAACCCCGTCGTCATAATGATCATTGTTAACCATTCCTTCCTGCCTCGCAGTATGCAATTGATATGGCATGATTCTTTCTGTTTCAGGCAGTTTCCAGGCTGAGCACGGTCCACTCGAGTCTCGGCTGAAGGATTTGGCCGGCCAATCGGTCTGTCCAGAGAACGAGCGATTTGAGTATCTAATGCGTTGTCAGCCAATCTTTCGGGTCAAAGATAATGCTGATCATGAGGATCAGACACTCCGTCGGGTATTCTCACCGTAGAAAATGGGAAGGGATCAGCAGTTGCATACTTCATGTATTGATAACATCAGTATAGGATCAATCCTTGATTTCTGCCATGAATGCATAGCAAACGGTCCTTTCACGCATCTTATGATGTAACCCTAATCCACTATAATTTATAATCCATGTTCTTAGAACTGCAAGTGTTCCCGCCAAACCATTATATCAACGGTTGGTATGCGCAGGTCTAGGTAACGGGCAAACGCCGAGCGTCTTTAGAGTTGAAGACCCCTCCAACGCTTCGCTGTACGGTGACTAGTCTGGCAAATAGTTTCAATTCATTGGGTAAGATTTTGACAAATACTTTTGCTGCCCGTcgtttgccttcttcttcgaaggATCGAACCTATGCTTAGTGTTCATAATTCTCTTGTTCATGGGCCGCACAGGACAGGATCCTGCGGAGAGTGCATTATGCAATGCACTTTTGGTGTCAGGCTTGACAGCGGGATTTGAACCGAGGAAAGTTGACTGGTGGCTTCACGCGCCTTTATCGATGTCCGTGCTAATCGAATGGTGCTTGGCTGTTTCCTGATACTTGTGAAAGGACGCTGGTGACTAGCGATCGAAATCGGCTAGCTATCCATCGATGACCAGACACGTCAACCTCTGAAAATCCGGATATCTCGGGTCCCCGTGCTTTGTTAGGCTTGCAGGTGCTGCTCCTTGAAGAACTCTATCACCTGGGGCTTAGTGCTACATCATTCAGAAATAAGAATCCTGTAGCAGGCAGCTTGTACAGCTTGTACAGCATATACTGCATGCATAGGCATATGTAGGGGTAATTGTGTCTGTGATGTCATGACAGAGAACATAATAAACTTCGCTCAGCTCACCAGACTCATCCAAGTCTTTTGTGGTAAGTATGCGTGACTTGTCATATAGCACAGGCTCATGGGTGGGGATATTTTCTTGAGGCCTTGGGCATCAATTACTGTTTGACGGGGATTAAGGAGATAAGAGATCACCTGAAGAtaagatcaatatcatcatcgccgtcattcatccatccattcatcatcaatTTCCATCTCAACCCCGCGGGTTCACTTAAGAAATGTCGCAACTGAACCCTTCCCTGCCCTCTATTTGCTTCAATGCCCCCTTCTAGCGTAAGTGGTCTATAGAAAACTTACTTCctaacaataacaaccatCTAACTACCCAATCGCAGACACCTTTTCGCGTTCCCTCTTCTCGTCGTCccaattcctcctctcgGCCCAGTGCTGGTTCCCAATTCGCGTCAACACCCCGTTTCGTTCTCTCCCAGCAGACTCATAGCTCAAATGCACGAATACATGGCAAAGATGATCTCatagatgacgatggatCTCAATCCACCCCTATCGCGAATACACAGGCTGCCAAAAGAGATCAAGACCTTCGACCAACCCAGCGCCAGAAAGAGATAATTGAAGACTCTGATGACGAACTAGAATACAATGAATCCAGACCCTCACACAATGACATCACCGGGAGTCCAGATCCGGATAGTAGTTCACCAGGCGACGCAGGCGAACTGGAGGCCGAATTCGAAGCTCTCTTTGGACCGACGACAACACGGACAAAGCGAAGGCGTGCATCGCTTGACCCACAAACACCCTTCACCCAGAGAAGGAAACACGATGATGATATAATTCAGACGTCTTCCCCGGAAGTACTATCGCCTACTAAGGACCGTACTCGACTACAAATTCAAACTCCGAACCAGACATATCCCGAGATAAACCCTCAGCAAACGACCACTACTCCCCAaccttcaacaccagcaacCATCAAGCCCACCGTCCGCAACAACCCTCGCTTCATGCTATCAGCCTCCCAGGCATTCCCAAGCACACAGCCCCAGTCAAGCGCTCGACCGACCCCATTCGCAACACCGGCGCCGACTTCTCCGCCCCCGAAACGGAAACCGACATTCGTTCTGCCGCGCTCACCGTCCCCATCCCAGGCCCCTGAAGACCCCTCCGCCATCCCTACCCcattctctccttcatctcacACGCTCCGTCGTCGTGGCCGTGCCCGCTCCTCGGCCCCTAGTTATCTACCCGGCGGCATGGCAGCCGAAGTGCGCAGCTGGATCTTAGAATTGAGCACCAAGCGAGAACAGATGCAGATGAACTACCGAAACCGCACTGGAGCCGGCCTGGATCTGCAGAGATACCTTCTAGTCGTTCGTATTGCGGATATTCGTCAGTCTACCCTCGCTAGTTCCGGACCGCTTGCTTTTGTACGAGGCCAACCTGTGACGTCActagatgatgaagaggacgcTTCTGGTCATCGTGAGGGCAGTGGGATGAaaaatattcttcttttagGGACCCCGCGCTCTCAGTCGGCTGGAGTGTCGTCGCAGCATCCAGATGCTAGTCGTGTTCCTGAGCTTGTTGGGGGGAATGTGGTGGGTGTTCATCGGGGATTGGTCTGGGAGTTAGATTTGGAGGATAGGCTGGCTGGATATGGTACACACAGCGATCCCGAAAGGGATGGGCACGGGCAATCTGGGACCACGACGAAGTGGCTCGTGTGTATGGAGTGGGATCTGATATCAGTTCAGTagattgatggatgatgatgatgatcggGATTATGTCCTGATGGCTTTTTATGACTGTATATGTATACTACGCATGATACCCTGGACTTCACATCGTTATCTGTGAATGTTTCCTCCACCGTGGGAGAGGTCTATACATTTCGTTCGATGACATATTATACAAAGAATCAGAGCACAAAGTCTAATGCAATGCTTTTATCCAACAAGCCACACATCCCATATCAAAGACAACCATACGCCAAAAGCAACCTCAACAGTCATAGACAAATCAGTCAAACCCAGCCGTTTCCTTCGAGACAACCTTCAAAGCATCAACCGCAACATTACAACCCCACTTGACCAACTTCTGTTCCTTCCCAGAAACAACGTCCGACTTGGCCACGACCTTACgtaggaagaagatcaggcCCTTGACAATCTGAGGCGTCTCACGGGTACGAATGAAGATTTCCATCAgagccttctcatccttctcgtCGTCGGATTTCTTGGCGTGCTTTTTGCCACGTTTCTGCTTTTGGGATTGCTGGATGACGCTGATAAGGAGGAGCTCGACGAAGGTCTTGGATTTGGGCTGGAGGTATGCGAAGTTGAGGGTCTTTAGGATGCCCAGGTTGAGGGTGTTGTCTGCGATGAGGCTGCCGTACATCTTTGCGAGGTTGACGATGGCTTTCATGGGGAGTTGGTTCTGTTCGTCCTCATCAAAGTCGgcgtcatcttcttcgtccatgTCGCCTGTTTCGCCCATGCGCTTGAAGATGTTCCAGAGTGTGAACATGAAGGAGACTTTGAGGCGGCGGCCTGATTCGCCGCAGAGGCGACGCGCGATTAAGGTGTAGTATGGGTTGTaggcctcttcttccatggagCAATGGGTTAGTACGCGCGGGATTTCGTATTCTTGTGCTTTCTTCAGGCGGAGTTTGAGAAGTCGGACGTGCGCGTCTTGGTAGTCTGTTGCGGACATgatggcgacgaagatgGAGCGTCGGACATCTGTGTTCATTCGGTGGGCTTTTGCGAGGTTGACGAAGTCTGGTTCTCCGTCGctatcttcctcttctgcgGCAGCAGGGTTCTGCTGGTCCGCTGGGAGGTTGGAGAGTTCCTGGCGAGCGGAGACTAGCGGGTCCTCCCTCCAGCTTGCGCCGACGAGCCaccattttccttttttcgAGGAGTTGTGAATGTCGTCTCGCGAGATGCTTATGGGTTCGGTGGCACGGATAACTCGGGAGTTGTTCAGAGATCCTAGGATTTTGCGCATTTTCGTAATGTGCTCCGTGGTTACACTGGAGCCGACTCCGGCCTTTAGCTTGTTGTTTTTAAGGTCGGTGATTGTGTCAATCATGAACTTCGTGCGCACGGAGAGAGATGCTTCGCCAGCCTTGGCTACTGCCGGCTGGATAAGAAGAACGATGTCTTTCAGAGATGACGGGTCGTCTTGTCTGAGTTGCGGTCCGGAATCTATTACTGTTAGTTTGTTGCGTCCAGGCACGTATGACGTGACACTTACTCCTGATGATCTTGAGGAGTAATTCGGTATTCTCCTCAGTGATGTCTTGCAAAAAGATGCGAATATAATCGAAGATTAAGGTACTGGAGATGACATGGAAGTTGTAAAGTTGCGCGAGAAGAGAGACGAGGTTGAGGGACTCTTTCCCTTCGAAGCTGCCACGCTCATCGCCGCGGGCATCGAATGTTTCAACTATCTTTTGGACGAGTTCGGCGCCAAAGTCCGTTCCAACAATTTTGTATACAGCAGCGATGAATCCTGCGTGGAGAATTAGGAACGTATCCTGAAGGGCGGACCGTTCGCAAATGAGGCCGAAAAGTAGATTTATCAGTGTCGTAGTTACTTCTTTTCGTGGGTACTCCCGGTAGAGCTTTTCATACTCGCCCAGAATAGAGACTAG from Aspergillus oryzae RIB40 DNA, chromosome 7 includes the following:
- a CDS encoding UbiA family prenyltransferase (predicted protein), with the translated sequence MPTTTTQCMTLSRSTIQPLKSDHVIPKGVHESIRQVLHHEFLITERLLRANIREGLVLPIIGLIARFLPAPDLILTTPWTQLALVLLKTFICFICHLYVFEIVNQVLSVDEDIANKPHRPIPAGFLCIPGAYRRWLLSWAICPVIASHLAGPEAAGLFGAYQAWVYFCYVWPKINHWIFRNAFASIGAYNMFRLVDTIVHSEIPSFPVMPKHILLLFSLWVVTTVHMQEFHDAEGDKRMKRRTLPVVVGPKGERLLRAGTAMLVIGSGAVLLIATASYIQGSSLPSQRWTVAGLVITGFLHNIFACIVGFRCVWHGGVAFDRKTYKRFYMLAAYTMICYLSFWQMTEKISISILA
- a CDS encoding uncharacterized protein (predicted protein), which gives rise to MPEIESFPAVELSDHSTGETTLNSAERCASIVISFTRRLTSSDFTGFWYSWSRIGFATVSNFALLLLVQAPNAERAAKGKQLVDSWLRVLRCQSQSFPMMKLGLTRLDAMHWVGLGQTFVLPQHVQEVIQSSGN
- a CDS encoding fungal specific transcription factor domain-containing protein (predicted protein); translation: MGLTPSCSIPEPWALERTPVHLLAAVYASALPFAAHDDYLCVLQTYNAPPADRLWRMAYELISEEIHTPHLAVLQTALLYLHRPLDEARASIADTPFVWSFVGTIVGLAESLGLHIECRMWGIPAWEKRLRRRLWWAIYAEDKWRSLLMGRPPYIHRSEWDVSELDGADFLYHTRGASSSSSGVHQPQDPVPFRYLVDLSGIAEQIYESF
- a CDS encoding putative monooxygenase (2-polyprenyl-6-methoxyphenol hydroxylase and related FAD-dependent oxidoreductases), translated to MAKSPQDLQIAILGAGMGGLTCALALAQEGFKNIDVYESASDLGFVGAGIQLAPNMARVLDRLGVWKGIEAEAVNIEETSVRVGATDAELAHVELQYIKDTYGYPHMVGHRSSLSNGLYQGCLRYPNIKFHFATSAGNVDSFGPRPSFTATPRDSSQAPYRVEADVLLGADGIKSNTRVAMMDKLGIQTGVKDTNQAAYRIMIHKDQIKDDPELLELINGTKVTRWIGEKRHIIAYPVSNNTIYNLSTVQPDTNFAAATNATYTTRGSKKTMLEVFGDFCPMVQRMLSYVPEGEVCEWKLRVHEPLDTWTHESTALVGDACHPTLPHLAQGAAQAIEDGAVIAIALSLLPDTTPASIAKALKVYEKVRKDRAYALVELAAASGRALHLGDGAAKEERDKQFAALKKGNGPVPDKWADADVQKIIYGFDCQQETRDKFNEYFAFRAP
- a CDS encoding uncharacterized protein (predicted protein), which codes for MLSASQAFPSTQPQSSARPTPFATPAPTSPPPKRKPTFVLPRSPSPSQAPEDPSAIPTPFSPSSHTLRRRGRARSSAPSYLPGGMAAEVRSWILELSTKREQMQMNYRNRTGAGLDLQRYLLVVRIADIRQSTLASSGPLAFVRGQPVTSLDDEEDASGHREGSGMKNILLLGTPRSQSAGVSSQHPDASRVPELVGGNVVGVHRGLVWELDLEDRLAGYGTHSDPERDGHGQSGTTTKWLVCMEWDLISVQ
- a CDS encoding uncharacterized protein (predicted protein) — protein: MKATILATIALAACSAASPLGSAPHARGLLGDSSKPCDCESDHDGSSPEVPSGPGSEGPAPVPMPVPVPVPGGEPNGPGGVPTVPGLPGIPGVPGVPGVPGVPGHPNHPEDPEDPEDPEDPEDPEDPEDPEDPEDPEGPSKGGCDDDGCHGTGHLIQDLGPQANDILTIVGEHTEELLLKLSPGVAGLLTGLGLPGLGQPVGHIIKSAATIGELIADLGDSVECLLTVIGQDGGFLLIELEPSIAGLLTGLGLPSIAQPVGSIVGTVGKHLKRDDGLLEDLAPVVNCALKVVGEDSKILLIALSKSVAELLIGLGLGQLAEPVGTVIQSAATVGDLVYDLGDPVECILTIIGEDGGALLVQLSPSIAGLLVGLGLPGVGIPVGQVVKTLGEAL